The Stomoxys calcitrans chromosome 3, idStoCalc2.1, whole genome shotgun sequence genome includes a region encoding these proteins:
- the LOC106094706 gene encoding probable RNA methyltransferase CG11342 — MNFRKEDPGAVQYGNFINYYQFNSAEERLKLLSSEHWVSDDDVGNEPYLVLDVGCNSGVFTKLLHTYLSNLMPHRKVIIYGIDIDDRLIKRAKDEIDSDSIIFDCVDVMDNADFEKINSFLKNHQKLKFDAICCFSITMWIHLNHHDAGLQEFLRKLSALAKLFVVEPQPWKCYQTAERRLKKAGEMFPLFLELQWRTQVEDEIQNYVENVLKRKKVYESCPTKWKRKICFYSS; from the exons ATGAATTTCCGTAAAGAAG ATCCTGGTGCCGTGCAATATGGAAACTTCATAAATTATTACCAATTTAATTCGGCCGAAGAACGGCTTAAACTCCTATCAAGTGAACATTGGGTTTCAGATGACGATGTAGGTAATGAACCATACCTAGTATTGGATGTTGGATGTAATTCAGGAGTATTTACTAAGCTGTTACATACATACCTATCCAATTTAATGCCACATCGGAAGGTGATAATATATGGCATAGATATTGATGATAGGCTCATTAAAAGAGCTAAAGACGAAATTGACTCGGATTCCATTATCTTCGATTGTGTAGATGTTATGGACAAcgctgattttgaaaaaattaattcttttttgaaaaaccatcaaaaattaaaattcgatgctatttgttgtttttctattaCAATGTGGATACATTTGAATCATCATGATGCTGGACTTCAAGAATTCCTGCGAAAACTATCCGCCTTAGCTAAGCTATTCGTTGTCGAACCACAGCCCTGGAAATGCTATCAGACTGCCGAAAGGAGATTGAAGAAAGCTGGTGAGATGTTCCCTTTATTTCTTGAATTGCAATGGAGAACTCAAGTGGAGgatgaaatacaaaattatgtAGAAAATGTATTGAAAAGGAAAAAAGTCTATGAATCTTGTCCAacgaaatggaaaagaaaaatatgtttttacagcagctaa